One segment of Streptomyces sp. NBC_00576 DNA contains the following:
- a CDS encoding NF041680 family putative transposase, translating into MSLLQHDARREPLAQLSCFRGEFYACLTARSDALFELADAVLCGDGPVRSLAELSLVGEHRRGHGGLYAAVARGSIDAGRLRRALAEVPLPRAADGRLVLAIDVTCWLRPDAHTSPQRILCHTYGRGKDQHIPVPGWPYSIICALEPGRSSWTAPLDALRLTPGDDTATVTARQLRDLLQRLIAAGQWQAGDPDILIVADAGYDAPRLGFLLKDLPVQVLARMRSDRVLRRAVPPRLPHTQGRPPRHGGEFVFGQSDTWGTPDTETVTDTRLYGTARARSWNRLHPKLTHRSSWAATDGTLPIVEGTVIRLDIDHLPSGATPKPVWLWWSDTDATPADADRLWQAYLRRFDIEHTFRLFKQTLGWTSPKIRTPEAADRWTWLILAAYTQLRLARPLAADRRRPWEKPSSPDRLTPARVRRDFRHIRPQAVCPAQAPKPSRPGPGRPPGQKNTRPTPRHDVHTPHRTQPAKQRTKKSTTPRPRRTG; encoded by the coding sequence ATGAGTCTGCTGCAGCACGACGCCCGGCGAGAGCCGTTGGCGCAACTGTCATGCTTCCGGGGCGAGTTCTACGCCTGCCTGACCGCTCGTTCGGACGCGTTGTTCGAGCTGGCCGATGCTGTTCTGTGCGGCGACGGGCCGGTGAGGTCGCTGGCCGAGCTGTCACTGGTGGGTGAGCACCGCCGAGGCCATGGAGGGCTCTATGCCGCGGTGGCCCGTGGAAGCATCGATGCCGGCCGACTGCGGCGGGCACTGGCCGAAGTACCGCTGCCGCGGGCTGCCGACGGGCGGCTGGTCCTAGCCATCGACGTCACCTGCTGGCTGCGGCCCGACGCCCACACCTCACCGCAGCGGATCCTGTGCCACACGTACGGCAGAGGCAAGGATCAGCACATCCCCGTCCCCGGCTGGCCCTACTCGATCATCTGCGCACTCGAACCCGGCCGCAGCTCATGGACCGCACCCCTGGACGCACTGCGTCTGACGCCTGGGGACGACACCGCCACCGTCACCGCCCGGCAACTGCGCGATCTGCTTCAGCGACTGATCGCAGCGGGGCAGTGGCAGGCGGGTGACCCCGACATCCTCATCGTCGCGGACGCCGGATACGACGCACCCCGCCTCGGCTTTCTCCTCAAAGACCTGCCGGTCCAGGTGCTGGCCAGGATGCGATCCGACCGCGTCCTGCGCAGAGCTGTCCCGCCCCGACTGCCGCACACCCAGGGCCGCCCGCCCCGGCACGGCGGCGAGTTCGTCTTCGGGCAGTCCGACACCTGGGGCACTCCGGACACCGAAACGGTCACCGACACACGCCTCTACGGAACCGCCAGGGCCCGGTCCTGGAACCGGCTGCACCCCAAGCTGACCCACCGCTCCTCCTGGGCAGCCACCGACGGCACCCTCCCGATCGTCGAGGGGACGGTGATCCGCCTGGACATCGACCACCTGCCCAGCGGAGCAACACCGAAGCCGGTCTGGTTGTGGTGGTCAGACACCGATGCCACCCCGGCGGACGCCGACCGTCTCTGGCAGGCATACCTGCGACGCTTCGACATCGAGCACACCTTCCGCTTGTTCAAGCAGACCCTGGGCTGGACCTCCCCGAAGATCCGCACCCCCGAGGCAGCCGACCGATGGACCTGGCTGATCCTCGCTGCCTACACCCAACTTCGGCTCGCCCGCCCACTCGCAGCCGACCGGCGTCGCCCTTGGGAGAAACCCAGTTCCCCGGACAGGCTCACCCCCGCCCGAGTCCGCCGCGACTTCCGGCACATCCGCCCACAAGCGGTCTGCCCAGCCCAAGCACCGAAACCTTCTCGTCCGGGCCCCGGACGGCCGCCGGGCCAAAAGAACACCCGGCCCACTCCCCGCCACGACGTGCACACACCCCACAGGACACAACCTGCGAAACAGCGGACGAAGAAGTCAACTACCCCACGACCACGCCGCACTGGTTAA